The genome window GAACTGGTAAAGCGCGTTTCTAAACGATTAAGTAAAGGCAGTGGCACGGTTGAAGAAATTCTTGATGCCACCTTAGAAGAAATATATGAATCACTTAAACAGGGAGATAGCGTTTTTCTACGGAACTTCGGAACTTTTTATGTCAGAACAGGGCGAGAATGTTGGGTGTTTAAGTTCAATCCCTCACAACGGTTACGTCAAGCGTTTGGGTGGTCGTCAACTCATAATCCTAAGTCCTAACATGATTTGAAGATGATATTTCTGCTGAAGATTAAGTTGTGGTCAACTTCAAGCC of Nostoc sp. MS1 contains these proteins:
- a CDS encoding HU family DNA-binding protein, whose amino-acid sequence is MSIDKKELVKRVSKRLSKGSGTVEEILDATLEEIYESLKQGDSVFLRNFGTFYVRTGRECWVFKFNPSQRLRQAFGWSSTHNPKS